The Deltaproteobacteria bacterium CG2_30_66_27 genome contains a region encoding:
- a CDS encoding branched-chain amino acid ABC transporter permease — translation MEILLFGIINSVTLSLTALGFTLVYSISRLPNFAHGALYVTGGYIVWLCVNRLGLHYILSIVIGIAATAIIGALMYRLIIQRIRGLQISEIIATYAIGLAIIEGLRWGGLRGSTFTLPSFFAGSVKIGGIAVASQRFFVLGFGVVVFAALGLFVKYTKTGLALKAIAQDEGAAMMLGIDSDRKALFSFALGSGLSAFAAVLILPLGSIVVETGYNVLIYSIAVSIIGGLGSWGGAVVASFVIGFAQILTEVFLSTQYTMVISLVAIIVTLLIKPSGIFGKQKELDDRV, via the coding sequence ATGGAGATCCTTCTTTTCGGCATCATCAACAGCGTCACGCTCTCGCTGACGGCGCTCGGGTTCACGCTGGTGTACAGCATCAGCCGGCTGCCGAACTTCGCCCACGGGGCGCTCTATGTGACCGGTGGCTATATCGTCTGGCTCTGCGTGAACCGTCTCGGGCTGCACTACATCCTGAGCATCGTCATCGGCATCGCCGCCACCGCGATCATCGGCGCCCTCATGTATCGCCTGATCATCCAGCGGATCCGCGGCTTGCAGATCTCGGAGATCATCGCCACCTACGCCATCGGCCTCGCCATCATCGAGGGGCTGCGCTGGGGGGGGCTGAGGGGTTCGACCTTCACGCTCCCCTCGTTCTTCGCCGGCTCCGTCAAGATCGGCGGAATCGCGGTGGCCAGCCAGAGGTTCTTCGTCCTCGGTTTCGGCGTCGTCGTATTCGCGGCGCTGGGCCTCTTCGTGAAATACACGAAAACCGGGCTTGCCCTGAAAGCGATCGCGCAGGACGAGGGGGCGGCCATGATGCTCGGCATCGACTCGGACCGGAAGGCGCTCTTCTCCTTCGCCCTCGGTTCCGGCCTTTCCGCCTTCGCCGCCGTCCTGATCCTTCCGCTCGGCAGCATCGTCGTGGAGACGGGGTACAACGTCCTCATCTACTCCATCGCGGTCAGCATCATCGGGGGCCTCGGCAGCTGGGGCGGGGCGGTCGTCGCGTCGTTCGTCATCGGCTTCGCCCAGATCCTGACCGAGGTGTTCCTGTCCACGCAGTACACGATGGTCATCTCGCTGGTCGCGATCATCGTCACGCTGCTCATCAAGCCGTCCGGCATTTTCGGGAAACAGAAGGAGCTGGACGACCGCGTATGA